Sequence from the Pirellulales bacterium genome:
TGGCGACATGGCGAACTAGACTGAGGTCGGTAAAGGCGCCGAGGGTACCCGCCCGGCTAGGAGAAGAGTGGACTGTGCTGCCCATCTCAAGTCAATGCAGGCGTTCCCGATCCGAAGTTGAAGGGCACGCCTTGTCGAGTTAGGCAATGTCCCGATGCCCATGTCGGTTGCCGAATTTCGGAAATTCCTAGCCGGCGAAACTGAGAAGTGGGGCAAGCTAATCCGGGCCGCCTAACAAGCCGAGTAAGGCCAGTTCACTTCGGCCAACTTGGTGCCCGTTGGGCGACCTGCAAGCGGCACCTTGCGAATTGAGTCGAGGAGCGACCGATTCCACACACGGGCGATTCCGGATATTCGTTCCCCACCCAAACGGGATTGCGTTTTGTGCTCGTCGCGGTCAACCCTATCGTGTCTAAGCGCCTGAACTATGGTTCACCTCGACGCTGCCGACGATCGACTGAATTCCGGCGGCATTATCTGCGGCTGTAGTCAAATAAGAAACGATGGAAGATTGCAAAGAAGCAAGATCGGCCTCGGATTGAATAAACGCAAGAAAGGCCTGCCCGATAGTCAATCCGTCGAAGCCGGCTAAAGTGATTGGCGTAGGCAGGTGGCCCAATCCCGTCTGAAAAAGTTCTTTGATGATGCTTTCGCCCTCGCCCCCGGCGATAATGGGCAAACTCGACAGTGATTGATACGTATTCCCTCCCTCGACAATGGAGCTCTCAATTCCACCCTCATAGTACATCCCTCCCTGGGCGACCAGGTCGACACCGACAGGAAGGTATAGACGAGCAAATGACGAGTCTGAAACGAACGCATTCGAGAACTGCGCCTCTGTCAGTCCCGTTGATACGATACTCGACAAGGTCGCCGCCGTCGGAAAATGATCGAACGCAAGCTGAAACGCCTGAAGGACTGGATACACATTTGTCTGCGCCTCAGGACTATCCACCACTGCTGAAACGACTGCCGAAATGCCGTTCGCCGAATCGACCGACAGCTGTGACGTCAGCTCTGCGTCTGTCGGGGCACGTTGCAGAACCGCGCCATAGATTTCAACGATTTGTTCGGCGATTGCGGGAGAGTCGATGCCGCCCGTGCTGCTGCCTACAAAGCCATACTGAACGGCGCCGACGTTGTAGAAGCCATAGATGTCTCCCGCATCGTTAACCCCAAGGATATCCGTTTGGGTTGCACCAGGCACATCGACCGTGGCGACCGAGCCAAGAATGTCGACAAAGCCGTGAACGTTGCCGCCATCGTCGATGGAATAACCAACGACCTCACCCGCCGCATTAATGCCTGTGACGGCAGTTGCGGTCGCTCCGGTGATGTTGATCGTCGAAATAACACCATTGGCGTCCACGAATCCGTGCGAAGTCTGGGTGCTGTCGTAATACGTTCCAGCGAGGTCGCCGGCGGCGCTGATGCCGACCACGTATGTGTCGGTCGACCCGGTGGGATCGATAGTGGTGAAGATGCCGTTTAGGTCGGTAAATCCATGGGCTTGGTCGGAACTGTCGAGGATCGTTCCTGCGGCCTCGCCGCTGGGCGTCACGCCTGTGACCGTCGTGCTGGCGGCGCCAGGAGCGGCGATCTGGGTAAAAACGCCGCCATTGTCGAGAAAACCGTACGAGCCGCCAAACAGATCGACATAGCCGCCGAAAATCTCACCATTAGTCACGCCGAAGACGGTGGTCTCCTGTGCCAGTGGCGCGTTGACGGTGGTGAATATCCCGTTGTTGTAAACGAAGCCAACTTGTTGGTTCTGGAAGCTGGTGTAATTGCCAAAAATCTCGCCCGATGCTGTAATACCGCCGATATTGGTGTTGCTTGAATCTGGCGGATCGAAGATGACCGGTGTCCCGCTGTTCGCGGTAAAGCCGTGAAAATCATCGTTACTGTCGCCATAATTGCCGACCGCGAGACCCGCAGCATCTACACCACTGACCGAAATATAGACGTACGTGCCTGCGGGGCCCGGAAGATTAATCTTGCCGAAATTGTACCCGGACATCTGCCAATCTCCTGTTCGCGAAATTGCCGCGTCACTGCTCCACGGGCTGAATGGAATGCTGAATTGCCAATCGGCCCAACGCAGCTGTCTTCCATTTGTCAAAGGTCCCTTTTCAAAGGTTCGGATCATTACAAAGGTTTAAGCTGAGCCCGTGGCCGGTTACGCCGGCCTGGCATTCCATGGCCAGCTTTGATCGTTTGACCAAGACCGGCCTGATGAGTCGAAGTACTTAACGGCGCCCGACGGGGAAGCCGTCCGCAGCTTTGCTCAAGCAACGGGCCAATACACCGCAGCAATCGGGTGGGCGGCGTCGGCATGCCGGCCACGTCGCTCGTCATCGGCCGAAGCTGCCAGCGCTAATCAGTCGTCGCCGCTGCGGCCCAGCAACGTGAATGCTGGGCGACGGAAGTTCCGCGGCTGCAGTGCAGCAGGTGCGGAAGCGGCGGCGTCATGGCCCGCCCCCCGAGGCGGGGAGCGAATCGGCCGCTCGTCGGTTGCGCGCTTATGCCCGAGCGACGTCGCTTTCCGCCACCATGGACCATAGAGGAGCGGCCGGCGTGCTTCATTGTGAAGGACGCCAGCGGCCAGGAGTTGGCTCTTGTTTATTACGAGGAAGAGTCGGGCCGGCGAACGGCGGCGAAGCTGATGACCTACGACGAGGCGCGGCGCATCGCGGCCAACATCGCCAAGCTGCCGAACATGCTGCACCGACAGCCTTAAACGGGCCGCACCGTTGCGATCAGTACTGTCGCAAGGGTCGGAAAGGCGGACAGCAAGAATAAAACAACGAGGCAAACCGCAAGCGATGCCAGCATCGCCGAGCTGTCGTTTCGCGCTCGCGCCTTTGCGTGGCGCCCGCGTGCTGCGAGTGCATCCAAGTCTGTTGGCATCGATTCCCCGCCCTCTGCAAGAGGGCGGCACGTAACTGCTTCCTGCTGGCAAGTCGACAATTGGTTTCGGCTTCAACGTTGGAACTCTTGATAGCTACAGTAGGTGGTAGCGTGCCGAATGGTTCCGCAGTCGGCGTCGGAAAATTGGAGGCGTTGATTGGCCTTGCACGAGAGCCGGGCCGCTCATCTTGCCGAAACGGCAAAAACATGCACCCTGTGACGCTTCTCAATCACAGGGGGTCGACATGCCGACGGAAAGCCAGCACGCTGCCACAGTTGCGCTCCACGCAGGGTATCGCTCGGATAGCGCTACTACGGCGGTAACAGTGCCGATCTACCAAACAACGTCCTATCAGTTCAATTCGACCGAGCACGCCGCGAATCTGTTTGCGCTGAAAGAGCTCGGCAACATCTACACGCGCATTATGAATCCGACGCAGGCCGTACTCGAGGAACGGGTCGCGGCGCTGGAGGGCGGCGTTGCGGCGCTTGCCGTGGCGTCGGGGCAGGCGGCATCGCTGTTTGCCGTGCAGAACATCTGTCACGCGGGCGACAATTTCGTTTGTTCGACCGACATCTACGGCGGCACCTGGAACTTATTCCAGAACACGATGTCGACGATGGGCATCACCTGTCGCTTCGTCGATCCGTCTGACCCCGAGAATTTCCGCCGTGCGACCGACGACCGGACCCGGTGCTATTACGGCGAAACACTGCCCAATCCGAAGCTCGCGGTGTTTCCGATCGCCGAGGTGGCACAGATCGGGCGGCCGCTCGGCGTGCCGCTCATCATGGACAATACCGCGACGCCGATTCTGTGCAAGCCGATCAAGCACGGCGCCGCTATCGTCATGCATTCGACAACAAAATATATCGGCGGCCACGGCACGTCGATCGGCGGAGTGATCGTCGATAGCGGCAATTTCGACTGGGAAAAGCACGCGGCGCGCTTCCCGATGCTCAACATGCCCGATCCGAGCTATCACGGGGCGGTGTGGACGCAGGCCGTCAAGCCACTCGGTCCGATAGCCTACATCATCAAGGCGCGCGTGACATTGCTTCGCGACATCGGCGCGGCTATGAGCCCATTCAATGCTTTTATGTTTATCCAGGGCCTCGAAACGGTTGCACTGCGGATGCGGGAGCATTGTACCAATGCAGCTGCGGTCGCCAAGCACTTGGCGAGCCATGCCAAGATTACGAAAGTCATCTTTCCGGGTGCCATGACCGGCGAACGGCGTC
This genomic interval carries:
- a CDS encoding PLP-dependent transferase, which encodes MPTESQHAATVALHAGYRSDSATTAVTVPIYQTTSYQFNSTEHAANLFALKELGNIYTRIMNPTQAVLEERVAALEGGVAALAVASGQAASLFAVQNICHAGDNFVCSTDIYGGTWNLFQNTMSTMGITCRFVDPSDPENFRRATDDRTRCYYGETLPNPKLAVFPIAEVAQIGRPLGVPLIMDNTATPILCKPIKHGAAIVMHSTTKYIGGHGTSIGGVIVDSGNFDWEKHAARFPMLNMPDPSYHGAVWTQAVKPLGPIAYIIKARVTLLRDIGAAMSPFNAFMFIQGLETVALRMREHCTNAAAVAKHLASHAKITKVIFPGAMTGERRRRADAYLEGGYGGLVGFELSGGKDAGRRFIDNLKMFYHVANIGDTRSLAIHPATTTHSQLTPEEQVKTGVTDGYVRLSIGIEHIDDIVADLDQALEAA